A genomic segment from Nicotiana sylvestris chromosome 1, ASM39365v2, whole genome shotgun sequence encodes:
- the LOC104235220 gene encoding transcription factor GTE1-like: MENANGSVPDIPIQELKEKKNADSVENFSQRVDEMVGKVDQLEQRLNDVEHFYSNTSKKQSNTPRGSSILKDKEKQISSFKRRQQDASRREAAGARRMQELVRQFGTILRQITQHKWAEPFMEPVDVEGLGLHDYFEVIEKPMDFSTIKRKMEAKDGSGYKHVREICADVRLIFKNAMKYNEERHDVHVMAKTLLGKFEEKWLQLLPKVDEEEKRRKEEEAEVQQDMQLAQEAAHAKMAKDLSIELDEVDMQLEELREMVLQKCRKMSTEDKKKLGNGLTRLSPEDLNKALLIVAQSDPTFQPTATEVELDMNAQSESTLWKLKFFVQDVLHAQGKSPASIVPNTINNNNILNNNNNKRRREICDALAKSSQKRSKKPS, encoded by the exons ATGGAGAACGCAAATGGCTCGGTTCCTGACATCCCAATACAGGAgcttaaagagaaaaaaaatgctGATTCTGTTGAAAATTTCAGCCAACGTGTTGATGAAATGGTTGGGAAGGTTGATCAG CTTGAGCAGAGACTGAATGATGTTGAGCATTTCTATTCCAATACTAGTAAAAAGCAATCAAACACGCCAAGAGGTAGCTCTATTCTGAAAGACAAAGAGAAACAGATTTCTAGCTTTAAAAGGCGCCAGCAGGATGCATCACGTAGAGAAGCAGCTGGTGCCAGGAGAATGCAAGAACTTGTGCGCCAATTCGGCACTATATTACGTCAG ATCACTCAGCACAAGTGGGCAGAACCTTTTATGGAACCTGTGGATGTTGAGGGTCTTGGATTGCATGATTACTTTGAG GTTATTGAGAAGCCCATGGACTTCAGTACTATCAAAAGAAAAATGGAAGCAAAGGATGGTTCTGGCTACAAGCATGTCCGGGAGATATGTGCAGACGTTAGGCTTATATTTAAGAATGCAATGAAATACAATGAGGAAAGGCATGACGTTCATGTAATGGCCAAAACCTTATTGGGCAAATTTGAGGAGAAGTGGTTGCAGCTTTTGCCAAAAGTTGATGAAGAG GAAAAGCGGCGAAAGGAAGAGGAAGCAGAAGTCCAGCAGGATATGCAGCTCGCTCAGGAGGCTGCTCATGCCAAAATGGCTAAAGATTTGAGTATTGAG CTTGATGAGGTGGACATGCAACTAGAAGAACTCAGGGAAATGGTGCTTCAGAAATGCAG AAAGATGTCAACTGAAGACAAGAAAAAACTTGGGAATGGGCTCACAAGGCTGTCTCCTGAAGATCTTAATAAGGCACTGTTGATTGTGGCACAGAGCGATCCTACTTTCCAACCGACAGCAACAGAAGTGGAGCTTGACATGAATGCTCAG AGTGAGTCCACATTATGGAAGTTGAAATTCTTCGTACAGGACGTGCTACATGCACAGGGAAAGAGCCCAGCGAGCATCGTACCAAACACCATCAATAACAATAATAtcctaaacaacaacaacaacaaacgcAGAAGAGAAATTTGCGATGCACTCGCCAAATCTTCCCAAAAAAGGAGTAAAAAGCCATCCTGA